A single region of the Procambarus clarkii isolate CNS0578487 chromosome 81, FALCON_Pclarkii_2.0, whole genome shotgun sequence genome encodes:
- the LOC123772978 gene encoding uncharacterized protein isoform X1 has product MPQNYLKITSRRWRWCKPPGTRMQNSDRSQSHGNPASPVAAAATAAAEPLADHRHYKGKLECSLLVQQLPEESFGAAAETPTVQLIGKTQRYIQGGLGCSLQLPSTHFMSEDKNGEQDQKDGQSSDDVLISRGNQQQLFVKESFQDDSDDSSEGELIIVDEDDDKSLNETSVDSVSDIETAIDIQDCKQKTFSGNRRRIGTRNEAQQKMEDGKQWLINNVVFINTVISVIPLSSVEEAYKAYCNETGKEPLATSVLARLIKSLFPKAIKCRLGSRGNQRIHYRNLKMKKGTVLLSQPSDWMSETIRKPSSTYGMTASTSKSTKRDCVDIINEKNLNISEQQEVHYNNSIEEEGGKALEEQDNSVESADKPQLKVNEFVKQEEKVSTSKMPIQKNPTSQMSSDEEEDCETAAKNPTSQMSSDEEEGCETAAKRLSQVLKWISNQGRKDVLLREFAHSASCQKVSCTPMCLMFRRVRRHVVAARHSCSVLILYSSLLRMHVSSCVNADCGLPACPALRATRSAKRSLGQKENPSKRTAVYTTKYKVEPSTISLAPQSPPTSLPGSPVNSPPASPDPLSYGGESCWSTQPGQVQYVIVPVLPVMVPFSNNRGA; this is encoded by the exons GGTAACCCAGcttctcctgttgctgctgcagcaACCGCCGCAGCGGAGCCTCTTGCTGACCATCGGCATTACAAGGGAAAGCTGGAATGTTCATTACTGGTCCAGCAGCTGCCTGAG GAAAGCTTTGGTGCTGCTGCTGAAACACCCACTGTACAATTGATTGGTAAAACCCAAAGGTACATCCAGGGAGGGCTTGGATGTTCATTACAACTGCCATCAACCCATTTTATGTCTGAG GATAAAAATGGAGAGCAAGATCAAAAAGATGGTCAAAGTTCAGATGATGTACTTATCTCCAGAGGCAATCAACAGCAACTTTTTGTCAAAGAATCTTTCCAGGATGATTCTGATGATAGCAGTGAAGGAGAACTAATCATTGTTGATGAAGATGATGATAAAAGTCTAAATGAAACAAGTGTGGATTCTGTTTCTGACATAGAAACAGCCATTGACATCCAAGATTGTAAACAGAAAACATTCTCGGGCAATCGTCGTCGGATTGGCACTCGTAATGAAGCCCAACAGAAGATGGAGGATGGAAAACAATGGCTcattaataatgttgtgtttATCAACACTGTTATTAGTGTGATCCCTCTGAGCTCAGTTGAGGAAGCCTACAAAGCATACTGCAATGAAACTGGGAAAGAACCCTTAGCGACGTCAGTACTTGCTCGTCTTATAAAAAGTTTATTCCCAAAGGCCATAAAGTGCCGTCTTGGATCGCGTGGAAATCAGCGAATTCATTACCGTAATTTAAAGATGAAGAAAGGTACAGTGCTGCTTTCGCAGCCATCTGATTGGATGTCAGAGACCATTAGAAAACCCAGTAGCACTTATGGAATGACTGCTTCAACTAGCAAGTCCACAAAAAGAGACTGTGTGGACATTATAAATGAGAAGAATTTAAACATATCAGAGCAGCAGGAAGTTCATTATAACAATTCCATTGAAGAGGAAGGAGGTAAGGCTCTGGAAGAGCAAGATAACTCTGTTGAAAGTGCTGACAAGCCACAGCTAAAAGTAAATGAGTTTGTTAAACAAGAAGAGAAAGTTTCTACATCTAAGATGCCTATTCAAAAGAATCCAACATCTCAGATGTCATCAGATGAAGAGGAAGATTGTGAAACTGCTGCCAAGAATCCAACATCTCAGATGTCATCGGATGAAGAGGAAGGTTGTGAAACTGCTGCCAAAAGGCTCTCACAGGTGTTGAAATGGATTTCTAACCAAGGCCGAAAGGATGTACTTCTGCGTGAATTTGCACACAGTGCATCATGCCAAAAAGTATCATGCACCCCTATGTGCCTGATGTTCCGCCGTGTTCGTCGCCACGTAGTAGCTGCTAGGCATTCATGTTCTGTGTTAATCTTATACTCATCCCTCTTGCGTAtgcatgtgtcttcatgtgttaatgCTGATTGTGGGTTGCCTGCTTGTCCTGCACTGAGAGCTACCAGATCTGCTAAGCGTTCTCTTGGACAAAAAGAAAATCCATCAAAGAGAACAGCTGTATACACTACAAAATACAAAGTGGAGCCTTCAACAATATCATTAGCTCCACAATCTCCACCAACATCATTACCAGGATCACCTGTAAACTCCCCTCCAGCAAGCCCAGACCCACTCTCATATGGGGGGGAATCATGTTGGTCAACACAACCGGGTCAAGTACAATATGTGATTGTACCCGTTTTGCCAGTCATGGTGCCGTTCTCAAACAACCGTGGAGCCTAA
- the LOC123772978 gene encoding uncharacterized protein isoform X4, whose translation MVAQALYVGNPASPVAAAATAAAEPLADHRHYKGKLECSLLVQQLPEESFGAAAETPTVQLIGKTQRYIQGGLGCSLQLPSTHFMSEDKNGEQDQKDGQSSDDVLISRGNQQQLFVKESFQDDSDDSSEGELIIVDEDDDKSLNETSVDSVSDIETAIDIQDCKQKTFSGNRRRIGTRNEAQQKMEDGKQWLINNVVFINTVISVIPLSSVEEAYKAYCNETGKEPLATSVLARLIKSLFPKAIKCRLGSRGNQRIHYRNLKMKKGTVLLSQPSDWMSETIRKPSSTYGMTASTSKSTKRDCVDIINEKNLNISEQQEVHYNNSIEEEGGKALEEQDNSVESADKPQLKVNEFVKQEEKVSTSKMPIQKNPTSQMSSDEEEDCETAAKNPTSQMSSDEEEGCETAAKRLSQVLKWISNQGRKDVLLREFAHSASCQKVSCTPMCLMFRRVRRHVVAARHSCSVLILYSSLLRMHVSSCVNADCGLPACPALRATRSAKRSLGQKENPSKRTAVYTTKYKVEPSTISLAPQSPPTSLPGSPVNSPPASPDPLSYGGESCWSTQPGQVQYVIVPVLPVMVPFSNNRGA comes from the exons ATGGTGGCACAGGCATTATACGTG GGTAACCCAGcttctcctgttgctgctgcagcaACCGCCGCAGCGGAGCCTCTTGCTGACCATCGGCATTACAAGGGAAAGCTGGAATGTTCATTACTGGTCCAGCAGCTGCCTGAG GAAAGCTTTGGTGCTGCTGCTGAAACACCCACTGTACAATTGATTGGTAAAACCCAAAGGTACATCCAGGGAGGGCTTGGATGTTCATTACAACTGCCATCAACCCATTTTATGTCTGAG GATAAAAATGGAGAGCAAGATCAAAAAGATGGTCAAAGTTCAGATGATGTACTTATCTCCAGAGGCAATCAACAGCAACTTTTTGTCAAAGAATCTTTCCAGGATGATTCTGATGATAGCAGTGAAGGAGAACTAATCATTGTTGATGAAGATGATGATAAAAGTCTAAATGAAACAAGTGTGGATTCTGTTTCTGACATAGAAACAGCCATTGACATCCAAGATTGTAAACAGAAAACATTCTCGGGCAATCGTCGTCGGATTGGCACTCGTAATGAAGCCCAACAGAAGATGGAGGATGGAAAACAATGGCTcattaataatgttgtgtttATCAACACTGTTATTAGTGTGATCCCTCTGAGCTCAGTTGAGGAAGCCTACAAAGCATACTGCAATGAAACTGGGAAAGAACCCTTAGCGACGTCAGTACTTGCTCGTCTTATAAAAAGTTTATTCCCAAAGGCCATAAAGTGCCGTCTTGGATCGCGTGGAAATCAGCGAATTCATTACCGTAATTTAAAGATGAAGAAAGGTACAGTGCTGCTTTCGCAGCCATCTGATTGGATGTCAGAGACCATTAGAAAACCCAGTAGCACTTATGGAATGACTGCTTCAACTAGCAAGTCCACAAAAAGAGACTGTGTGGACATTATAAATGAGAAGAATTTAAACATATCAGAGCAGCAGGAAGTTCATTATAACAATTCCATTGAAGAGGAAGGAGGTAAGGCTCTGGAAGAGCAAGATAACTCTGTTGAAAGTGCTGACAAGCCACAGCTAAAAGTAAATGAGTTTGTTAAACAAGAAGAGAAAGTTTCTACATCTAAGATGCCTATTCAAAAGAATCCAACATCTCAGATGTCATCAGATGAAGAGGAAGATTGTGAAACTGCTGCCAAGAATCCAACATCTCAGATGTCATCGGATGAAGAGGAAGGTTGTGAAACTGCTGCCAAAAGGCTCTCACAGGTGTTGAAATGGATTTCTAACCAAGGCCGAAAGGATGTACTTCTGCGTGAATTTGCACACAGTGCATCATGCCAAAAAGTATCATGCACCCCTATGTGCCTGATGTTCCGCCGTGTTCGTCGCCACGTAGTAGCTGCTAGGCATTCATGTTCTGTGTTAATCTTATACTCATCCCTCTTGCGTAtgcatgtgtcttcatgtgttaatgCTGATTGTGGGTTGCCTGCTTGTCCTGCACTGAGAGCTACCAGATCTGCTAAGCGTTCTCTTGGACAAAAAGAAAATCCATCAAAGAGAACAGCTGTATACACTACAAAATACAAAGTGGAGCCTTCAACAATATCATTAGCTCCACAATCTCCACCAACATCATTACCAGGATCACCTGTAAACTCCCCTCCAGCAAGCCCAGACCCACTCTCATATGGGGGGGAATCATGTTGGTCAACACAACCGGGTCAAGTACAATATGTGATTGTACCCGTTTTGCCAGTCATGGTGCCGTTCTCAAACAACCGTGGAGCCTAA
- the LOC123772978 gene encoding uncharacterized protein isoform X3 → MVSYSVVIRKGNPASPVAAAATAAAEPLADHRHYKGKLECSLLVQQLPEESFGAAAETPTVQLIGKTQRYIQGGLGCSLQLPSTHFMSEDKNGEQDQKDGQSSDDVLISRGNQQQLFVKESFQDDSDDSSEGELIIVDEDDDKSLNETSVDSVSDIETAIDIQDCKQKTFSGNRRRIGTRNEAQQKMEDGKQWLINNVVFINTVISVIPLSSVEEAYKAYCNETGKEPLATSVLARLIKSLFPKAIKCRLGSRGNQRIHYRNLKMKKGTVLLSQPSDWMSETIRKPSSTYGMTASTSKSTKRDCVDIINEKNLNISEQQEVHYNNSIEEEGGKALEEQDNSVESADKPQLKVNEFVKQEEKVSTSKMPIQKNPTSQMSSDEEEDCETAAKNPTSQMSSDEEEGCETAAKRLSQVLKWISNQGRKDVLLREFAHSASCQKVSCTPMCLMFRRVRRHVVAARHSCSVLILYSSLLRMHVSSCVNADCGLPACPALRATRSAKRSLGQKENPSKRTAVYTTKYKVEPSTISLAPQSPPTSLPGSPVNSPPASPDPLSYGGESCWSTQPGQVQYVIVPVLPVMVPFSNNRGA, encoded by the exons GGTAACCCAGcttctcctgttgctgctgcagcaACCGCCGCAGCGGAGCCTCTTGCTGACCATCGGCATTACAAGGGAAAGCTGGAATGTTCATTACTGGTCCAGCAGCTGCCTGAG GAAAGCTTTGGTGCTGCTGCTGAAACACCCACTGTACAATTGATTGGTAAAACCCAAAGGTACATCCAGGGAGGGCTTGGATGTTCATTACAACTGCCATCAACCCATTTTATGTCTGAG GATAAAAATGGAGAGCAAGATCAAAAAGATGGTCAAAGTTCAGATGATGTACTTATCTCCAGAGGCAATCAACAGCAACTTTTTGTCAAAGAATCTTTCCAGGATGATTCTGATGATAGCAGTGAAGGAGAACTAATCATTGTTGATGAAGATGATGATAAAAGTCTAAATGAAACAAGTGTGGATTCTGTTTCTGACATAGAAACAGCCATTGACATCCAAGATTGTAAACAGAAAACATTCTCGGGCAATCGTCGTCGGATTGGCACTCGTAATGAAGCCCAACAGAAGATGGAGGATGGAAAACAATGGCTcattaataatgttgtgtttATCAACACTGTTATTAGTGTGATCCCTCTGAGCTCAGTTGAGGAAGCCTACAAAGCATACTGCAATGAAACTGGGAAAGAACCCTTAGCGACGTCAGTACTTGCTCGTCTTATAAAAAGTTTATTCCCAAAGGCCATAAAGTGCCGTCTTGGATCGCGTGGAAATCAGCGAATTCATTACCGTAATTTAAAGATGAAGAAAGGTACAGTGCTGCTTTCGCAGCCATCTGATTGGATGTCAGAGACCATTAGAAAACCCAGTAGCACTTATGGAATGACTGCTTCAACTAGCAAGTCCACAAAAAGAGACTGTGTGGACATTATAAATGAGAAGAATTTAAACATATCAGAGCAGCAGGAAGTTCATTATAACAATTCCATTGAAGAGGAAGGAGGTAAGGCTCTGGAAGAGCAAGATAACTCTGTTGAAAGTGCTGACAAGCCACAGCTAAAAGTAAATGAGTTTGTTAAACAAGAAGAGAAAGTTTCTACATCTAAGATGCCTATTCAAAAGAATCCAACATCTCAGATGTCATCAGATGAAGAGGAAGATTGTGAAACTGCTGCCAAGAATCCAACATCTCAGATGTCATCGGATGAAGAGGAAGGTTGTGAAACTGCTGCCAAAAGGCTCTCACAGGTGTTGAAATGGATTTCTAACCAAGGCCGAAAGGATGTACTTCTGCGTGAATTTGCACACAGTGCATCATGCCAAAAAGTATCATGCACCCCTATGTGCCTGATGTTCCGCCGTGTTCGTCGCCACGTAGTAGCTGCTAGGCATTCATGTTCTGTGTTAATCTTATACTCATCCCTCTTGCGTAtgcatgtgtcttcatgtgttaatgCTGATTGTGGGTTGCCTGCTTGTCCTGCACTGAGAGCTACCAGATCTGCTAAGCGTTCTCTTGGACAAAAAGAAAATCCATCAAAGAGAACAGCTGTATACACTACAAAATACAAAGTGGAGCCTTCAACAATATCATTAGCTCCACAATCTCCACCAACATCATTACCAGGATCACCTGTAAACTCCCCTCCAGCAAGCCCAGACCCACTCTCATATGGGGGGGAATCATGTTGGTCAACACAACCGGGTCAAGTACAATATGTGATTGTACCCGTTTTGCCAGTCATGGTGCCGTTCTCAAACAACCGTGGAGCCTAA
- the LOC123772978 gene encoding uncharacterized protein isoform X2 has product MQNSDRSQSHGNPASPVAAAATAAAEPLADHRHYKGKLECSLLVQQLPEESFGAAAETPTVQLIGKTQRYIQGGLGCSLQLPSTHFMSEDKNGEQDQKDGQSSDDVLISRGNQQQLFVKESFQDDSDDSSEGELIIVDEDDDKSLNETSVDSVSDIETAIDIQDCKQKTFSGNRRRIGTRNEAQQKMEDGKQWLINNVVFINTVISVIPLSSVEEAYKAYCNETGKEPLATSVLARLIKSLFPKAIKCRLGSRGNQRIHYRNLKMKKGTVLLSQPSDWMSETIRKPSSTYGMTASTSKSTKRDCVDIINEKNLNISEQQEVHYNNSIEEEGGKALEEQDNSVESADKPQLKVNEFVKQEEKVSTSKMPIQKNPTSQMSSDEEEDCETAAKNPTSQMSSDEEEGCETAAKRLSQVLKWISNQGRKDVLLREFAHSASCQKVSCTPMCLMFRRVRRHVVAARHSCSVLILYSSLLRMHVSSCVNADCGLPACPALRATRSAKRSLGQKENPSKRTAVYTTKYKVEPSTISLAPQSPPTSLPGSPVNSPPASPDPLSYGGESCWSTQPGQVQYVIVPVLPVMVPFSNNRGA; this is encoded by the exons GGTAACCCAGcttctcctgttgctgctgcagcaACCGCCGCAGCGGAGCCTCTTGCTGACCATCGGCATTACAAGGGAAAGCTGGAATGTTCATTACTGGTCCAGCAGCTGCCTGAG GAAAGCTTTGGTGCTGCTGCTGAAACACCCACTGTACAATTGATTGGTAAAACCCAAAGGTACATCCAGGGAGGGCTTGGATGTTCATTACAACTGCCATCAACCCATTTTATGTCTGAG GATAAAAATGGAGAGCAAGATCAAAAAGATGGTCAAAGTTCAGATGATGTACTTATCTCCAGAGGCAATCAACAGCAACTTTTTGTCAAAGAATCTTTCCAGGATGATTCTGATGATAGCAGTGAAGGAGAACTAATCATTGTTGATGAAGATGATGATAAAAGTCTAAATGAAACAAGTGTGGATTCTGTTTCTGACATAGAAACAGCCATTGACATCCAAGATTGTAAACAGAAAACATTCTCGGGCAATCGTCGTCGGATTGGCACTCGTAATGAAGCCCAACAGAAGATGGAGGATGGAAAACAATGGCTcattaataatgttgtgtttATCAACACTGTTATTAGTGTGATCCCTCTGAGCTCAGTTGAGGAAGCCTACAAAGCATACTGCAATGAAACTGGGAAAGAACCCTTAGCGACGTCAGTACTTGCTCGTCTTATAAAAAGTTTATTCCCAAAGGCCATAAAGTGCCGTCTTGGATCGCGTGGAAATCAGCGAATTCATTACCGTAATTTAAAGATGAAGAAAGGTACAGTGCTGCTTTCGCAGCCATCTGATTGGATGTCAGAGACCATTAGAAAACCCAGTAGCACTTATGGAATGACTGCTTCAACTAGCAAGTCCACAAAAAGAGACTGTGTGGACATTATAAATGAGAAGAATTTAAACATATCAGAGCAGCAGGAAGTTCATTATAACAATTCCATTGAAGAGGAAGGAGGTAAGGCTCTGGAAGAGCAAGATAACTCTGTTGAAAGTGCTGACAAGCCACAGCTAAAAGTAAATGAGTTTGTTAAACAAGAAGAGAAAGTTTCTACATCTAAGATGCCTATTCAAAAGAATCCAACATCTCAGATGTCATCAGATGAAGAGGAAGATTGTGAAACTGCTGCCAAGAATCCAACATCTCAGATGTCATCGGATGAAGAGGAAGGTTGTGAAACTGCTGCCAAAAGGCTCTCACAGGTGTTGAAATGGATTTCTAACCAAGGCCGAAAGGATGTACTTCTGCGTGAATTTGCACACAGTGCATCATGCCAAAAAGTATCATGCACCCCTATGTGCCTGATGTTCCGCCGTGTTCGTCGCCACGTAGTAGCTGCTAGGCATTCATGTTCTGTGTTAATCTTATACTCATCCCTCTTGCGTAtgcatgtgtcttcatgtgttaatgCTGATTGTGGGTTGCCTGCTTGTCCTGCACTGAGAGCTACCAGATCTGCTAAGCGTTCTCTTGGACAAAAAGAAAATCCATCAAAGAGAACAGCTGTATACACTACAAAATACAAAGTGGAGCCTTCAACAATATCATTAGCTCCACAATCTCCACCAACATCATTACCAGGATCACCTGTAAACTCCCCTCCAGCAAGCCCAGACCCACTCTCATATGGGGGGGAATCATGTTGGTCAACACAACCGGGTCAAGTACAATATGTGATTGTACCCGTTTTGCCAGTCATGGTGCCGTTCTCAAACAACCGTGGAGCCTAA
- the LOC123772978 gene encoding uncharacterized protein isoform X5, whose product MCQGNPASPVAAAATAAAEPLADHRHYKGKLECSLLVQQLPEESFGAAAETPTVQLIGKTQRYIQGGLGCSLQLPSTHFMSEDKNGEQDQKDGQSSDDVLISRGNQQQLFVKESFQDDSDDSSEGELIIVDEDDDKSLNETSVDSVSDIETAIDIQDCKQKTFSGNRRRIGTRNEAQQKMEDGKQWLINNVVFINTVISVIPLSSVEEAYKAYCNETGKEPLATSVLARLIKSLFPKAIKCRLGSRGNQRIHYRNLKMKKGTVLLSQPSDWMSETIRKPSSTYGMTASTSKSTKRDCVDIINEKNLNISEQQEVHYNNSIEEEGGKALEEQDNSVESADKPQLKVNEFVKQEEKVSTSKMPIQKNPTSQMSSDEEEDCETAAKNPTSQMSSDEEEGCETAAKRLSQVLKWISNQGRKDVLLREFAHSASCQKVSCTPMCLMFRRVRRHVVAARHSCSVLILYSSLLRMHVSSCVNADCGLPACPALRATRSAKRSLGQKENPSKRTAVYTTKYKVEPSTISLAPQSPPTSLPGSPVNSPPASPDPLSYGGESCWSTQPGQVQYVIVPVLPVMVPFSNNRGA is encoded by the exons ATGTGTCAG GGTAACCCAGcttctcctgttgctgctgcagcaACCGCCGCAGCGGAGCCTCTTGCTGACCATCGGCATTACAAGGGAAAGCTGGAATGTTCATTACTGGTCCAGCAGCTGCCTGAG GAAAGCTTTGGTGCTGCTGCTGAAACACCCACTGTACAATTGATTGGTAAAACCCAAAGGTACATCCAGGGAGGGCTTGGATGTTCATTACAACTGCCATCAACCCATTTTATGTCTGAG GATAAAAATGGAGAGCAAGATCAAAAAGATGGTCAAAGTTCAGATGATGTACTTATCTCCAGAGGCAATCAACAGCAACTTTTTGTCAAAGAATCTTTCCAGGATGATTCTGATGATAGCAGTGAAGGAGAACTAATCATTGTTGATGAAGATGATGATAAAAGTCTAAATGAAACAAGTGTGGATTCTGTTTCTGACATAGAAACAGCCATTGACATCCAAGATTGTAAACAGAAAACATTCTCGGGCAATCGTCGTCGGATTGGCACTCGTAATGAAGCCCAACAGAAGATGGAGGATGGAAAACAATGGCTcattaataatgttgtgtttATCAACACTGTTATTAGTGTGATCCCTCTGAGCTCAGTTGAGGAAGCCTACAAAGCATACTGCAATGAAACTGGGAAAGAACCCTTAGCGACGTCAGTACTTGCTCGTCTTATAAAAAGTTTATTCCCAAAGGCCATAAAGTGCCGTCTTGGATCGCGTGGAAATCAGCGAATTCATTACCGTAATTTAAAGATGAAGAAAGGTACAGTGCTGCTTTCGCAGCCATCTGATTGGATGTCAGAGACCATTAGAAAACCCAGTAGCACTTATGGAATGACTGCTTCAACTAGCAAGTCCACAAAAAGAGACTGTGTGGACATTATAAATGAGAAGAATTTAAACATATCAGAGCAGCAGGAAGTTCATTATAACAATTCCATTGAAGAGGAAGGAGGTAAGGCTCTGGAAGAGCAAGATAACTCTGTTGAAAGTGCTGACAAGCCACAGCTAAAAGTAAATGAGTTTGTTAAACAAGAAGAGAAAGTTTCTACATCTAAGATGCCTATTCAAAAGAATCCAACATCTCAGATGTCATCAGATGAAGAGGAAGATTGTGAAACTGCTGCCAAGAATCCAACATCTCAGATGTCATCGGATGAAGAGGAAGGTTGTGAAACTGCTGCCAAAAGGCTCTCACAGGTGTTGAAATGGATTTCTAACCAAGGCCGAAAGGATGTACTTCTGCGTGAATTTGCACACAGTGCATCATGCCAAAAAGTATCATGCACCCCTATGTGCCTGATGTTCCGCCGTGTTCGTCGCCACGTAGTAGCTGCTAGGCATTCATGTTCTGTGTTAATCTTATACTCATCCCTCTTGCGTAtgcatgtgtcttcatgtgttaatgCTGATTGTGGGTTGCCTGCTTGTCCTGCACTGAGAGCTACCAGATCTGCTAAGCGTTCTCTTGGACAAAAAGAAAATCCATCAAAGAGAACAGCTGTATACACTACAAAATACAAAGTGGAGCCTTCAACAATATCATTAGCTCCACAATCTCCACCAACATCATTACCAGGATCACCTGTAAACTCCCCTCCAGCAAGCCCAGACCCACTCTCATATGGGGGGGAATCATGTTGGTCAACACAACCGGGTCAAGTACAATATGTGATTGTACCCGTTTTGCCAGTCATGGTGCCGTTCTCAAACAACCGTGGAGCCTAA
- the LOC123772978 gene encoding uncharacterized protein isoform X6, with amino-acid sequence MSEDKNGEQDQKDGQSSDDVLISRGNQQQLFVKESFQDDSDDSSEGELIIVDEDDDKSLNETSVDSVSDIETAIDIQDCKQKTFSGNRRRIGTRNEAQQKMEDGKQWLINNVVFINTVISVIPLSSVEEAYKAYCNETGKEPLATSVLARLIKSLFPKAIKCRLGSRGNQRIHYRNLKMKKGTVLLSQPSDWMSETIRKPSSTYGMTASTSKSTKRDCVDIINEKNLNISEQQEVHYNNSIEEEGGKALEEQDNSVESADKPQLKVNEFVKQEEKVSTSKMPIQKNPTSQMSSDEEEDCETAAKNPTSQMSSDEEEGCETAAKRLSQVLKWISNQGRKDVLLREFAHSASCQKVSCTPMCLMFRRVRRHVVAARHSCSVLILYSSLLRMHVSSCVNADCGLPACPALRATRSAKRSLGQKENPSKRTAVYTTKYKVEPSTISLAPQSPPTSLPGSPVNSPPASPDPLSYGGESCWSTQPGQVQYVIVPVLPVMVPFSNNRGA; translated from the exons ATGTCTGAG GATAAAAATGGAGAGCAAGATCAAAAAGATGGTCAAAGTTCAGATGATGTACTTATCTCCAGAGGCAATCAACAGCAACTTTTTGTCAAAGAATCTTTCCAGGATGATTCTGATGATAGCAGTGAAGGAGAACTAATCATTGTTGATGAAGATGATGATAAAAGTCTAAATGAAACAAGTGTGGATTCTGTTTCTGACATAGAAACAGCCATTGACATCCAAGATTGTAAACAGAAAACATTCTCGGGCAATCGTCGTCGGATTGGCACTCGTAATGAAGCCCAACAGAAGATGGAGGATGGAAAACAATGGCTcattaataatgttgtgtttATCAACACTGTTATTAGTGTGATCCCTCTGAGCTCAGTTGAGGAAGCCTACAAAGCATACTGCAATGAAACTGGGAAAGAACCCTTAGCGACGTCAGTACTTGCTCGTCTTATAAAAAGTTTATTCCCAAAGGCCATAAAGTGCCGTCTTGGATCGCGTGGAAATCAGCGAATTCATTACCGTAATTTAAAGATGAAGAAAGGTACAGTGCTGCTTTCGCAGCCATCTGATTGGATGTCAGAGACCATTAGAAAACCCAGTAGCACTTATGGAATGACTGCTTCAACTAGCAAGTCCACAAAAAGAGACTGTGTGGACATTATAAATGAGAAGAATTTAAACATATCAGAGCAGCAGGAAGTTCATTATAACAATTCCATTGAAGAGGAAGGAGGTAAGGCTCTGGAAGAGCAAGATAACTCTGTTGAAAGTGCTGACAAGCCACAGCTAAAAGTAAATGAGTTTGTTAAACAAGAAGAGAAAGTTTCTACATCTAAGATGCCTATTCAAAAGAATCCAACATCTCAGATGTCATCAGATGAAGAGGAAGATTGTGAAACTGCTGCCAAGAATCCAACATCTCAGATGTCATCGGATGAAGAGGAAGGTTGTGAAACTGCTGCCAAAAGGCTCTCACAGGTGTTGAAATGGATTTCTAACCAAGGCCGAAAGGATGTACTTCTGCGTGAATTTGCACACAGTGCATCATGCCAAAAAGTATCATGCACCCCTATGTGCCTGATGTTCCGCCGTGTTCGTCGCCACGTAGTAGCTGCTAGGCATTCATGTTCTGTGTTAATCTTATACTCATCCCTCTTGCGTAtgcatgtgtcttcatgtgttaatgCTGATTGTGGGTTGCCTGCTTGTCCTGCACTGAGAGCTACCAGATCTGCTAAGCGTTCTCTTGGACAAAAAGAAAATCCATCAAAGAGAACAGCTGTATACACTACAAAATACAAAGTGGAGCCTTCAACAATATCATTAGCTCCACAATCTCCACCAACATCATTACCAGGATCACCTGTAAACTCCCCTCCAGCAAGCCCAGACCCACTCTCATATGGGGGGGAATCATGTTGGTCAACACAACCGGGTCAAGTACAATATGTGATTGTACCCGTTTTGCCAGTCATGGTGCCGTTCTCAAACAACCGTGGAGCCTAA